A single genomic interval of Streptomyces sp. BA2 harbors:
- a CDS encoding MFS transporter, which yields MAAATPRAQGKPPGKPGIARIISASLIGTTIEWYDFFLYGSAAALVFNTLFFPNSDPLVGTLLSFLTYAVGFAARPLGGVVFGHYGDKIGRKKLLVLSLMLMGGATFAMGLLPTHATLGVGAPILLTVLRLIQGFALGGEWGGAVLIVSEHGDDKNRGFWASWPQAGAPGGNLLATGVLALLAAVQSDEAFLAWGWRIPFLLSGVLVIIGLWIRVSVSESPLFLEAQARAEAEAALASGGAPKQDAPVVEVFRHNWRGVLTAIGTRLGENVSYYILTAFVLVYVTVHLELPKSTALNAVLIGSAVHFVTIPLWGALSDRIGRRPVTLIGSIGMAAWGFAFFALVDSKSFAVITLAVTVGLLLHGAMYGPQAAFISEMFDTKVRYSGASMGSQLASIIGGALAPIIAVELLKDFDSATPVALYVCVTVVITTLTVLVAKETRGRSLASPAVKGSASEGASSTPSATIGS from the coding sequence ATGGCAGCCGCAACGCCGCGCGCCCAGGGCAAGCCCCCGGGCAAGCCGGGTATCGCCCGCATCATCAGCGCCAGCCTCATCGGCACCACCATCGAGTGGTACGACTTCTTCCTCTACGGCTCCGCCGCCGCGCTCGTCTTCAACACCCTCTTCTTCCCCAACAGCGACCCCCTGGTCGGCACCCTCCTCTCCTTCCTCACCTACGCGGTCGGCTTCGCCGCACGGCCGCTGGGCGGCGTCGTCTTCGGCCACTACGGCGACAAGATCGGCCGTAAGAAGCTGCTTGTGCTCAGCCTGATGCTGATGGGCGGCGCCACCTTCGCGATGGGCCTGCTGCCGACCCACGCCACGCTCGGCGTCGGCGCTCCGATCCTGCTCACGGTGTTGCGCCTGATCCAGGGCTTCGCGCTCGGCGGCGAGTGGGGCGGCGCCGTCCTGATCGTCTCCGAGCACGGCGACGACAAGAACCGCGGCTTCTGGGCCTCCTGGCCGCAGGCAGGCGCCCCCGGCGGCAACCTCCTGGCCACCGGCGTCCTCGCGCTCCTCGCCGCCGTCCAGTCCGACGAGGCGTTCCTCGCCTGGGGCTGGCGCATCCCGTTCCTGCTCTCCGGAGTGCTCGTGATCATCGGCCTGTGGATACGGGTCTCGGTCTCGGAATCCCCGCTCTTCTTGGAGGCGCAGGCCCGCGCGGAGGCCGAGGCTGCTCTGGCCTCGGGTGGGGCCCCCAAGCAGGACGCCCCCGTCGTCGAGGTCTTCCGGCACAACTGGCGCGGCGTCCTCACCGCCATCGGCACCCGGCTCGGCGAGAACGTCTCGTACTACATCCTCACGGCCTTCGTCCTCGTCTACGTCACCGTGCACCTGGAACTTCCCAAGAGCACCGCCCTGAACGCCGTACTCATCGGCTCCGCCGTGCACTTCGTGACGATCCCGCTGTGGGGCGCGCTCTCGGACCGCATCGGCCGCAGGCCCGTCACCCTGATCGGGTCGATCGGCATGGCGGCGTGGGGGTTCGCGTTCTTCGCGCTCGTCGACAGCAAGTCGTTCGCCGTGATCACCCTGGCGGTCACGGTCGGGCTGCTCCTGCACGGCGCGATGTACGGGCCGCAGGCCGCCTTCATCTCCGAGATGTTCGATACGAAGGTGCGCTACTCCGGGGCCTCGATGGGCTCGCAGCTCGCGTCCATCATCGGCGGCGCGCTCGCTCCGATCATCGCGGTCGAGCTGCTCAAGGACTTCGACTCGGCGACGCCGGTGGCCCTCTACGTCTGCGTGACGGTGGTGATCACGACGCTGACCGTGCTGGTGGCGAAGGAGACGCGTGGCCGTTCGCTCGCCTCCCCCGCCGTCAAGGGGTCAGCTTCCGAGGGTGCGAGCAGCACGCCCTCGGCGACAATCGGAAGCTGA
- a CDS encoding helix-turn-helix domain-containing protein, translated as MPSSPEAADRAARREQGYAALRELLDLLAQDAPAEQFARPAAAARAAGASGAELTAIDEATQTALRVRRTLNQHQRREAELTALFDTAGDLAALRDLDAVLRAIVHRAKLLLRTDVAYLSLNDPVAGDTYMRVTDGSVSAAFQNLRLGMGEGLGGLVAQTARPYATGDYEVDPRFQHTVPIDSAVLEEGLHAILGVPLRQGTHVIGVLYAADRTARAFTPDEGALLSSLADHAAIAIDSARRMEETRAALVDLNEASQTIRAHSEALRRAEDAHDRLTDLVLRGGDFTEVATAIGALLRGGTLIHDADGTELARVDADPLARVGAAPRTPPAKAVAASRASGRAVPLDGTWVCAVLAGPELLGSIALTGRADLGEADRRLFERAGVVTALLLLLRRSAAEAEDRVRGELLGDLLSLSGTPGRLTSRARRLDVDLALPHSVFVAHSDTAPRQLLLSSAARAARIRHGLSGLHHDHVVLVLPADDTGSRARALAAELTQAAGSPVTVGAAGPATGPEALAQAHAEALRCLSALRALGHTGQGADLPDLGFLGVLLGDDTNLDSYVRRTLGPVLDYDAKRGTELVHTLRAYFACGMSQSKAKDSLHVHVNTVVQRLDRIGHLLGADWQTPERSLEIQLALRLHAYTWATTSP; from the coding sequence ATGCCCAGCTCGCCAGAGGCCGCCGACCGCGCCGCCCGCCGGGAGCAGGGGTACGCCGCCCTGCGCGAGCTGCTCGACCTGCTCGCCCAGGACGCGCCGGCCGAGCAGTTCGCCCGTCCTGCCGCGGCGGCCCGCGCGGCCGGGGCGAGCGGCGCCGAGCTCACGGCGATCGACGAGGCCACGCAGACCGCCCTGCGCGTGCGCCGCACCCTGAACCAGCACCAGCGCAGGGAGGCCGAGCTCACCGCGCTGTTCGACACGGCGGGCGACCTCGCGGCGCTTCGCGACCTGGACGCGGTGCTCCGCGCCATCGTGCACCGGGCCAAGCTGCTTCTCCGTACGGACGTCGCGTACCTCTCCCTCAACGACCCGGTGGCGGGCGACACTTACATGCGGGTGACGGACGGTTCGGTCTCCGCCGCGTTCCAGAATCTGCGCCTGGGCATGGGCGAGGGGCTCGGCGGCCTCGTCGCGCAGACCGCCCGTCCGTACGCCACCGGGGACTACGAGGTGGACCCCCGATTCCAGCACACCGTGCCCATCGACAGCGCCGTACTCGAAGAGGGCCTGCACGCCATCCTCGGCGTACCGCTGCGGCAGGGCACGCACGTCATCGGTGTCCTGTACGCCGCCGACCGCACCGCACGCGCCTTCACGCCGGACGAGGGAGCCCTGCTCTCCTCGCTCGCCGACCACGCGGCGATCGCCATCGACAGTGCGCGCCGCATGGAGGAGACCAGGGCCGCGCTCGTCGACCTGAACGAGGCGTCGCAGACCATCCGCGCGCACAGCGAGGCGCTGCGCCGGGCCGAGGACGCGCACGACCGCCTGACCGATCTCGTCCTGCGCGGCGGCGACTTCACCGAGGTCGCGACGGCGATCGGCGCGCTGCTGCGCGGCGGCACACTCATCCACGACGCGGACGGCACGGAACTCGCCCGCGTCGACGCCGACCCACTCGCCCGCGTGGGCGCCGCCCCCCGTACGCCCCCGGCCAAGGCCGTCGCCGCCTCGCGTGCCAGCGGGCGGGCCGTTCCCCTCGACGGGACCTGGGTGTGCGCCGTCCTCGCGGGCCCGGAGCTCCTGGGCAGCATCGCCCTCACCGGCCGTGCCGACCTGGGCGAGGCCGACCGCCGCCTCTTCGAACGCGCCGGGGTCGTCACGGCGCTCCTCCTGCTCCTGCGCCGCTCGGCCGCCGAGGCGGAGGACCGCGTACGCGGCGAACTCCTCGGCGATCTGCTCTCCCTCTCCGGCACTCCGGGCCGCCTCACCTCGCGTGCCCGCCGCCTCGACGTCGACCTGGCGCTCCCCCACTCGGTGTTCGTCGCCCACAGCGACACGGCCCCGCGCCAGCTGCTGCTGTCATCGGCCGCCCGCGCCGCCCGCATCCGCCACGGCCTCTCCGGCCTGCACCACGACCACGTGGTCCTGGTGCTCCCGGCCGACGACACCGGCTCCCGGGCCCGCGCGCTCGCGGCCGAGCTCACCCAGGCCGCCGGATCCCCGGTCACGGTCGGCGCCGCGGGCCCGGCCACCGGCCCCGAGGCCCTCGCCCAGGCGCACGCCGAAGCACTGCGCTGCCTGTCCGCCCTGCGCGCGCTCGGCCACACCGGCCAGGGCGCGGACCTGCCCGACCTCGGCTTCCTCGGCGTACTCCTCGGCGACGACACGAACCTGGACTCCTACGTACGCCGCACACTGGGACCGGTCCTCGACTACGACGCCAAGCGAGGCACCGAACTCGTGCACACCTTGCGGGCCTACTTCGCCTGCGGCATGAGCCAGTCCAAGGCGAAGGACTCCCTGCACGTCCACGTGAACACGGTGGTCCAACGCCTCGACCGCATAGGCCACTTGCTCGGCGCCGACTGGCAGACCCCGGAACGCTCCCTGGAGATCCAGCTCGCCCTGCGCCTGCACGCCTACACCTGGGCGACCACGTCGCCCTGA